Genomic segment of bacterium:
GCGTCTTCCGGTTCAGCAGCTTGGGGTGCAGGTGCCTCGGGTTCCGCTTCTTCGGCACTCACCGGTGGGGCATCGCCGCCCGCCTCGGTGTTGTCGCTGCCTCCGCAGGCTGCCGCCACAAGCGCCAATGCGAGAACCAGAGCCAGGATCCATCGCCGCATCTTCCTGTCCCCCGAATCTTGCTGAGCAAAGGGTAGTCAACTAGAGCCCGGCGGGGCGGGTGCCGATGACTCCCTTGGCCTCGAGTTCAGTCAGCTCTTCGTCTGACAGACCCAACTCGCCGCCCAGTACCTCGTGATTGTGCTGGCCGAGGGTGGGGGCCGGGGTTGTGGTCCAGGGACCGGGTGACGTCTCGAACCGGAAAGGCAGGCTGGCCGCGGAGACTTCGCCGCATACCGGGTGTTGGATCGGTTCGATGAATGAGCGGGTCCGAAGCTGGGGGTGGTCGCCGATCTCGGCGGGCAGCACCATTGCGCTGGCCGGAATCCCGGCGTCGAGGAGTTGCCCCACCGCGTCGGCGTCGGTTTGGGGGGCCACCCATTCGGCAATCCCAGTGTCGATGGCGTCGGCGGCGGCCCGGCGCTTGTCGGCGGTGTCGTAGTCAGCCCAATCGGGGCGGTGGAGCAGGTCGCAGAGAGCCTTCCATTGGCAGCCGTCGGCCACCGCCACGGCCACCCAGCGTTCGAAACCGGCGGCGAGGTACACCCCCTGGGGCGCGGCCCGCGGTCCCCGATTGCCCTCTCGGGGGAGTTGGCGGCCAAGGGCGGAGTACTCCACCAATTGCTCGGCGGCGGCGTTGAGAGCGGCGGCCACCATGGTCACTTCCACCAGCCGTCCTTGGCCGGTGCGGTCCCGCTCCTCGAGGGCGGTGAGGGTGGCGAACACCGCGTGCATGCCGGCCAGCGGGTCGCACGGCCCCCGGGGAATCTGGGGATCCTCGTCCGGGTATCCGGTGATGTTGGCCATCCCGGTGAGCTGTTCCATGGTCTGGGCGAAACCGGTGTTGTTGCGCCAAGCGCCGCTGAGGCCGAAGGCGGGCATCCGGGTCATGATCAGTTTGGGGTTGATTTCTAACAACCGCTCCCAGGTGAGGCCAAAGCCTTCCATCACCCGAGGAGTGAAGTTCTCGATCACCACGTCGGCATCGGCAATCAGCCGCTCGGCCACCGCCACCCCTTCGGGAGAGCGGAGGTCGAGGGTGATGTCCCGCTTGTTGGTGTTGGCCCCGTGGAAGACCATGCCCCACTCCCACCACTGGTCCGCCGAGGGCGGGCGGGCGGAGGCGAAGCGCATTCCGTCGGCCCGCTGCACGGATTCGATTTTGATCACGTCGGCGCCGAGCAGGGCCAGGGAGTGGCTGGCGATGGGGCCGGCCCACCAGGCGGTGAAGTCGATCACTCGTAACCCGGCTAGAGGGAGCGCAGCGGGCTCCCCCCGGTTGGGTTGGGGGGTGTGGGCTTCGATCTGACCGGTGTGCTCTCCGGCGGCAGGGACCGGTCCGAATGGCCGGGTGGCGGCGCCGTGCAGTTTGTAGGGGATGGCGGGCTGGGTGAATCCGCCTGAGGGGTTGGTGGTGAAGGCGTCTCGGCCGGAGAACGCCTCCAGGGTGGGCACGGTGGCCCCGTTGCCGATGGGAGCCACCGGTATTCGCCGAGCCGATGCCTCGGCGATCACCTCGGCGGTGGTGCGCTGGGTGGTCCAGGCGTGCATGGCGGCTCGGAACTCGTCTCGCCGCTTCCAGCGGCCGCCGTAGCCGCACATCTCCTCGTCTTCGAGCCAATCGGGGCGACCGATCATCACCAGGAAGTCCAGGAATTGCTGGCGGGCCACCGTGCAGAAACCCACATGACCGTCGGCGGTGGGCTCGATAGAGGGAAGCTCTACATTGCGGCCGGGACGCTCGGGGTTGGTGTCGCCGCTCAGCTCGGCGGCGATCCACGCGTAGGTGTTCATGGTCATGACCATGGTCTCGAACATGGACACGTCTACGTGGTCGCCTTGACCGCTGCGCCCGGCCGCTCGGGCCGCGGCCAGCGCCCCCACCCCGGCGTATATGGCCGCGGTCCACTCGCCGATAACGCCACCGGCCTGCACCGGGGGTCGCTCGGGGTTGCCCCGCTTGCCGATGCCCCCGCATTCGGCCTGCAAGGTGAACTCGGTGGCCGGCCTATGGGCATAGGGGCCGGTGCGCCCCCACGGGGAAATTGACACCAGCACCAGAGCGGGGTTGGCCTGGCGGGCAGCGTCGATTATTGCCGGGGCAAGGCCCTGGTCAGTGGAGTCGATGAGGATGTCGGCGCTGGCCACCATGTCGGCTATGGCCGGGTCGCTGGGATCGCCGATCACCGAGCGCTTGGATGTGTTGAGGAACTGGAATAGCGGGCCGTCTTTGTCGCCTAGCTCCGCGCCTGACGCCGACCAACGCCGTAGGGGCTCGCCGCCGGGAGGCTCGACCTTGATGACGTCGGCCCCCGCGTCGGCCAGCAGCTTGCCCGCATAGGAGGCGGCGATACCCCCGCCCACCTCGATTGCCCGGAGGTGCTGGAGGATCATCGACAGCTGGTGGGGTCGACAGAAGACATCGCCCGGCAGATTACTCAGCAGGGAAGTGGGGCAGCCATGCCAGCGGTTTGGGCACCAGTGGGGTACGGGTGGCCTAATATTCG
This window contains:
- a CDS encoding CoA transferase, which produces MILQHLRAIEVGGGIAASYAGKLLADAGADVIKVEPPGGEPLRRWSASGAELGDKDGPLFQFLNTSKRSVIGDPSDPAIADMVASADILIDSTDQGLAPAIIDAARQANPALVLVSISPWGRTGPYAHRPATEFTLQAECGGIGKRGNPERPPVQAGGVIGEWTAAIYAGVGALAAARAAGRSGQGDHVDVSMFETMVMTMNTYAWIAAELSGDTNPERPGRNVELPSIEPTADGHVGFCTVARQQFLDFLVMIGRPDWLEDEEMCGYGGRWKRRDEFRAAMHAWTTQRTTAEVIAEASARRIPVAPIGNGATVPTLEAFSGRDAFTTNPSGGFTQPAIPYKLHGAATRPFGPVPAAGEHTGQIEAHTPQPNRGEPAALPLAGLRVIDFTAWWAGPIASHSLALLGADVIKIESVQRADGMRFASARPPSADQWWEWGMVFHGANTNKRDITLDLRSPEGVAVAERLIADADVVIENFTPRVMEGFGLTWERLLEINPKLIMTRMPAFGLSGAWRNNTGFAQTMEQLTGMANITGYPDEDPQIPRGPCDPLAGMHAVFATLTALEERDRTGQGRLVEVTMVAAALNAAAEQLVEYSALGRQLPREGNRGPRAAPQGVYLAAGFERWVAVAVADGCQWKALCDLLHRPDWADYDTADKRRAAADAIDTGIAEWVAPQTDADAVGQLLDAGIPASAMVLPAEIGDHPQLRTRSFIEPIQHPVCGEVSAASLPFRFETSPGPWTTTPAPTLGQHNHEVLGGELGLSDEELTELEAKGVIGTRPAGL